In the Populus trichocarpa isolate Nisqually-1 chromosome 1, P.trichocarpa_v4.1, whole genome shotgun sequence genome, one interval contains:
- the LOC7472982 gene encoding beta-glucosidase 12 has translation MGSIAKLSRNSFPDGFVFGSASSAYQFEGETNRRGKGPNIWDTFIEEHPERISDHSNAKVAVDFYNRYKEDVQRMRGMGMDAFRFSISWSRVLPHGRLSAGINEEGIQFYNNLIDELIKNNIQPYVTLFHWDTPQAIEDKYGGFLSSNILNDFRDFVELCFQKFGDRVKHWITLNEPYMFSVNGYDTGTIAPGRLSTLENYPSQPKISGVTEVYIVTHHLLLAHATAVKVYKEKYQTCQGGKIGITLVSYWFEPYSTSESDRMATKRSLDFMLGWYMDPLTKGDYPQNMHDYVGGRLPRFSEEESKMLRGSYDFIGVNYYTTYYAQNVEDVNYKNIGFMEDARVNWPGERNGIPIGPQAGSSWLYIYPEGIRHLLNYIKDAYENPTIYITENGVDDVNSSSLEEALNDAIREQYYKDIFHNVLRSINDHGVDIKGFFAWSFLDDFEWGSGYSSRFGLFYIDYENNLKRYAKNSVKWFKQFLKKDESTQLNDNIKSKSRMEDGSARSRKKSRIE, from the exons ATGGGAAGTATTGCCAAGTTGAGTCGTAATTCTTTCCCAGATGGTTTCGTTTTTGGATCTGCTTCATCAGCTTACCAG TTCGAAGGTGAAACAAACAGGAGAGGCAAAGGGCCAAATATATGGGACACCTTCATCGAGGAGCATCCAG AGAGGATAAGTGACCACAGCAATGCAAAGGTGGCAGTTGATTTCTATAATCGCTATAAG GAAGATGTGCAAAGAATGAGGGGAATGGGAATGGATGCTTTCAGATTCTCTATTTCTTGGTCTAGGGTATTACCAC ATGGCAGACTAAGTGCTGGAATAAACGAAGAAGGGATCCAGTTTTACAACAATCTCATCGATGAGCTCATAAAAAACA ATATACAACCTTATGTAACTCTCTTTCACTGGGATACTCCACAAGCAATTGAAGACAAATATGGTGGTTTCTTAAGCTCTAATATTTT AAATGATTTCCGAGACTTCGTGGAgctttgctttcaaaaatttggAGACCGAGTGAAGCACTGGATCACTTTAAACGAGCCTTATATGTTCAGTGTCAATGGTTATGACACGGGCACAATAGCACCTGGCAGACTTTCAACTTTGGAGAATTATCCAAGCCAACCCAAAATCTCTGGTGTCACTGAGGTTTACATAGTAACCCATCATCTACTGCTTGCTCATGCAACAGCTGTGAAAGTATACAAGGAAAAGTATCAG ACATGTCAAGGAGGAAAAATTGGGATAACACTTGTTTCTTATTGGTTTGAACCTTACTCAACTAGTGAAAGTGATCGGATGGCAACTAAACGAAGCCTTGATTTTATGCTTGGATG GTACATGGATCCTCTAACTAAAGGTGACTATCCACAGAATATGCACGACTACGTTGGAGGAAGATTGCCTAGATTCAGTGAGGAGGAATCCAAGATGCTGAGAGGATCTTATGACTTTATTGGGGTCAATTACTACACGACATACTATGCTCAGAATGTTGAGGAtgttaactataaaaatattgggTTTATGGAAGATGCTCGTGTTAACTGGCCAg GGGAGAGAAATGGAATCCCAATAGGCCCACAG GCGGGTTCAAGTTGGCTTTATATTTATCCCGAAGGTATTCGTCATCTCTTGAATTACATAAAGGATGCGTATGAAAATCCAACAATATATATCACTGAAAATG gagtTGATGACGTGAATTCCTCGTCATTAGAGGAAGCCCTCAATGATGCCATAAGAGAGCAATATTATAAAGACATTTTCCACAATGTTCTGAGATCTATCAA TGACCATGGTGTCGATATCAAGGGGTTTTTTGCTTGGTcattcttggatgattttgaatGGGGATCCGGTTATAGTTCAAGGTTTGGTCTCTTCTACATTGACTACGAAAACAACTTGAAACGATATGCCAAAAATTCTGTGAAGTGGTTTAAGCAATTTCTGAAGAAGGACGAAAGTACTCAACTCAACGATAACAT aaaatcaaaatctcgAATGGAGGACGGATCAGCTCGTAGCCGTAAGAAGTCGAGAATTGAATAA